The Thioalkalivibrio thiocyanodenitrificans ARhD 1 genome window below encodes:
- the argJ gene encoding bifunctional glutamate N-acetyltransferase/amino-acid acetyltransferase ArgJ produces MPVHLTEPAELLAVPGVRLGTVAAGIRYRERDDLVLMELAAGSSLAAVFTRNAFCAAPVVVAREHLAAGGARCLLINAGNANAGTGERGLRDAQASCAHVAEVMGCRPEQVLPFSTGVIGEPLPVPRIREAIPGLAARLSADTWIEAMRAIMTTDIVGKGISRRITLLGGTVTLTGIAKGSGMIHPDMATMLSFLASDVSVPTAELQAMLEGAVERSFNCITVDGDTSTNDACVLAATGASGIRLVNADDRRRFMTALQAVCDHLAQAIVRDGEGATKFITLHVTGAATPREARQVADAVAHSPLVKTALFASDPNWGRILAAVGRAGVADLDVSRVRIELGDVLIVEKGGRAPDYSEEAGQRVMGEAEIPIRIHLARGSAEARIHTCDLSFDYVRINAEYRS; encoded by the coding sequence ATGCCCGTCCATCTGACCGAACCTGCTGAACTGCTTGCCGTGCCCGGCGTGCGCCTGGGTACCGTGGCGGCGGGGATTCGTTACCGGGAACGCGATGACCTGGTGCTCATGGAACTGGCGGCCGGTTCCAGCCTGGCGGCGGTGTTTACGCGTAATGCCTTCTGTGCTGCGCCGGTGGTCGTGGCCCGGGAGCATCTGGCGGCAGGGGGTGCGCGCTGTCTGTTGATCAACGCCGGAAACGCCAATGCAGGCACCGGGGAACGCGGGCTCAGGGATGCGCAGGCGAGCTGCGCCCATGTGGCGGAGGTGATGGGCTGCCGGCCGGAGCAGGTGCTGCCTTTCTCCACCGGTGTGATTGGGGAGCCCCTGCCCGTTCCGCGCATCCGGGAGGCAATCCCGGGACTTGCCGCGCGGCTTTCGGCGGACACGTGGATCGAGGCGATGCGCGCCATCATGACCACCGACATCGTGGGCAAGGGCATCAGCCGCCGTATCACGCTTTTGGGCGGGACGGTCACGCTCACCGGCATCGCCAAGGGCTCGGGCATGATCCATCCGGACATGGCCACCATGCTCTCTTTTCTCGCCAGCGACGTATCCGTCCCCACCGCCGAGTTGCAGGCGATGCTGGAGGGCGCGGTCGAACGCAGCTTCAATTGCATCACCGTCGACGGTGACACCTCCACCAACGATGCCTGTGTGCTGGCGGCTACCGGCGCCAGCGGCATCCGACTGGTCAATGCCGATGATCGTCGCCGATTCATGACTGCGTTGCAGGCTGTCTGCGATCACCTGGCACAGGCCATCGTGCGCGACGGAGAGGGCGCGACCAAGTTCATCACGCTGCATGTCACCGGCGCCGCGACTCCGCGGGAGGCGAGGCAGGTGGCCGATGCGGTGGCCCATTCACCTTTGGTGAAGACCGCATTGTTCGCCTCGGACCCCAACTGGGGACGTATCCTGGCCGCCGTGGGCCGCGCCGGTGTAGCGGACCTGGACGTTTCACGGGTGCGCATCGAGCTCGGTGACGTCCTGATAGTCGAGAAGGGCGGGCGCGCCCCGGACTATTCGGAAGAGGCGGGGCAGCGGGTCATGGGCGAGGCGGAGATCCCGATCCGTATCCATCTGGCGCGGGGATCGGCCGAGGCACGGATCCACACCTGTGATCTCTCCTTTGACTATGTGCGGATCAACGCGGAGTACCGGTCATGA
- a CDS encoding DUF721 domain-containing protein has translation MRRVRQLIDESLVSRARQMGALTQSLRQLLPPALAPHCRVSGVTPEHLIVAADGGSWATQLRYLQREIVKHMNAHHGLSVVRVRVQVSAPSSGDEAARSCGTRPARPRPRVPAGAGAVLRETARTLDDPQLAGALKRLAERAGRKS, from the coding sequence ATGCGCCGCGTTCGCCAGCTGATCGATGAAAGCCTGGTATCCCGCGCCCGGCAGATGGGCGCGCTGACCCAGAGCCTGCGTCAACTCCTGCCCCCGGCCCTGGCCCCCCATTGCCGGGTTTCCGGAGTGACGCCGGAGCACCTGATTGTGGCGGCGGACGGTGGGAGCTGGGCCACGCAATTGCGCTATCTGCAGCGCGAGATTGTCAAGCACATGAACGCCCACCATGGCCTGAGCGTCGTCAGGGTCCGGGTTCAGGTGTCGGCACCCTCGTCCGGGGACGAGGCGGCCCGGTCCTGCGGCACGCGCCCCGCCCGGCCTCGGCCCCGGGTCCCGGCCGGCGCCGGGGCGGTCCTTCGGGAAACGGCGCGCACCCTGGACGACCCGCAACTGGCCGGTGCACTGAAGCGGCTGGCCGAGCGGGCCGGCCGGAAGTCCTAG
- a CDS encoding Nudix family hydrolase, with translation MSPDLTPVPVAVAAIRNARGEYLIARRPDHVHQGGLWEFPGGKFEPGEELEHALYRELREELDIRVQSFQPLININHDYGDKRVCLRVSVVDAFAGEPRGCEGQSLRWVSAPALSNYDFPAANHAIVAALQLPDCCLITPDPSNDEPGFLRRLEDRLERGGIHLMQLRAPSLSPDRLARLAERVMPLARSLDVRVMLNADPDMARAVAADGVHLNSQRLTRWRADARRDGLMVSASVHDRREMDLANDAGVDFAVVSPVLPTVSHPGARVLEWEGFAALAEAATMPVYALGGVGPGDVERARTCGGQGVAGIRAFWEREVKGSVTG, from the coding sequence ATGTCGCCCGACCTGACACCGGTTCCGGTGGCGGTCGCTGCCATTCGAAATGCACGCGGCGAATACCTCATCGCGCGCCGCCCGGATCACGTGCATCAGGGCGGCCTATGGGAGTTTCCGGGCGGGAAGTTCGAGCCGGGGGAGGAGCTGGAGCACGCCCTGTACCGGGAACTCCGGGAAGAACTGGACATACGCGTCCAGAGTTTTCAGCCGCTCATCAATATCAATCACGACTACGGCGACAAGCGCGTTTGCCTGCGCGTCAGTGTTGTGGACGCCTTCGCGGGCGAACCCCGCGGATGCGAGGGACAGTCCCTGCGCTGGGTATCCGCGCCCGCCTTGTCCAACTACGACTTCCCCGCGGCGAATCACGCCATCGTTGCCGCCCTGCAGTTGCCCGACTGCTGTCTGATCACGCCGGATCCGTCCAACGATGAACCGGGTTTTCTCCGGAGACTCGAGGATCGGCTGGAACGAGGCGGCATTCATCTGATGCAGTTGAGAGCGCCTTCCCTGAGTCCGGATCGCCTGGCACGACTGGCCGAGCGGGTAATGCCCCTGGCCCGGTCCCTGGATGTGCGCGTCATGCTCAATGCCGACCCGGACATGGCGCGGGCCGTCGCTGCGGACGGTGTGCACCTTAACAGCCAGCGGCTCACCCGATGGCGCGCGGACGCGCGGCGTGATGGCCTCATGGTATCCGCCTCGGTGCACGATCGGCGCGAGATGGATCTGGCCAATGATGCCGGCGTGGACTTCGCTGTCGTCTCACCGGTATTGCCCACAGTGTCCCACCCCGGAGCCAGGGTGTTGGAATGGGAAGGATTCGCCGCCCTGGCCGAGGCCGCCACCATGCCCGTCTATGCGCTGGGTGGAGTTGGTCCCGGCGACGTGGAACGGGCCCGGACCTGTGGAGGTCAGGGAGTCGCCGGGATTCGGGCCTTCTGGGAGAGGGAAGTGAAGGGGTCTGTGACCGGCTGA
- the ftsZ gene encoding cell division protein FtsZ, producing MFELMDTFPQNAVIKVIGVGGGGGNAVQHMVNASIEGVDFVCANTDAQALKNHTAKTLLQLGGHITKGLGAGADPVVGREAALEDRDRISEVIEGADMVFITAGMGGGTGTGGAPVVAQIAKEMGILTVAVVTKPFPFEGKKRLAVSQAGMENLSKYVDSLITIPNEKLLTVLGKNISLLDAFKAANDVLLGAVQGIAELITRPGLINVDFADVRTVMSEMGMAMMGTGSASGQDRARLAAEAAISSPLLEDVNIAGARGILVNVTAGLDMSIGEFEEVGDAIKEFASEDATVVVGTVIDPEMSDELRVTLVATGLGSSIKAAATTRTVIEDKPKVKLVETPPELEPDYGHLERPTVIRKNQGNAAVDLNGGLNMDYLDVPAFLRKQAD from the coding sequence ATGTTTGAACTCATGGATACATTCCCGCAAAACGCGGTGATCAAGGTGATCGGTGTCGGCGGCGGCGGCGGCAATGCCGTCCAGCACATGGTCAACGCCAGCATCGAGGGCGTGGACTTCGTGTGTGCCAACACCGATGCCCAGGCGCTGAAGAACCATACCGCCAAGACGCTGCTGCAGCTGGGCGGGCACATCACCAAGGGCCTGGGCGCGGGTGCCGACCCGGTGGTGGGCCGGGAGGCCGCACTGGAGGACCGGGACCGCATCAGCGAGGTGATCGAAGGTGCTGACATGGTATTCATCACGGCCGGCATGGGCGGCGGTACCGGCACCGGCGGCGCCCCCGTGGTGGCGCAGATCGCCAAGGAGATGGGCATTCTCACGGTGGCCGTCGTGACCAAGCCCTTCCCCTTCGAGGGCAAGAAGCGCCTCGCGGTCTCCCAGGCCGGGATGGAGAACCTTTCCAAGTATGTGGATTCTCTCATCACCATTCCCAATGAGAAGTTGCTCACGGTGCTGGGCAAGAACATCTCCCTTCTGGACGCCTTCAAGGCCGCCAATGATGTCCTGCTGGGCGCGGTGCAGGGGATCGCGGAGCTCATTACCCGCCCGGGCCTGATCAACGTGGATTTCGCCGATGTCCGCACGGTCATGTCGGAGATGGGCATGGCCATGATGGGCACCGGCAGTGCCTCAGGGCAGGACCGTGCCCGGCTGGCGGCGGAAGCGGCCATCTCCAGCCCGCTGCTGGAGGACGTCAACATCGCCGGTGCCCGGGGCATCCTGGTGAACGTGACCGCCGGTCTGGATATGTCCATCGGCGAGTTCGAGGAGGTGGGCGATGCCATCAAGGAGTTCGCCTCCGAGGATGCCACCGTGGTGGTGGGTACCGTGATTGACCCGGAGATGAGCGACGAACTGCGGGTGACCCTGGTGGCCACGGGGCTGGGCAGCAGCATCAAGGCCGCCGCCACGACCCGGACCGTGATCGAGGACAAGCCCAAGGTCAAGCTCGTGGAGACCCCGCCCGAACTGGAGCCGGACTATGGCCACCTGGAGCGCCCGACGGTCATCCGCAAGAACCAGGGCAATGCGGCGGTGGACCTCAACGGCGGCCTGAACATGGACTATCTGGACGTCCCGGCCTTCCTCAGGAAGCAGGCGGACTGA
- the ftsA gene encoding cell division protein FtsA yields MSKRSDKGMIVGLDIGTSKVEAIVGEINEEGQIEIIGIGSNPSRGLKKGVVVNIESTVQSIQRAVEEAELMAGCQIHSVFTGIAGSHVKSLNSTGVVAIKDKEVTPADVDRVIDAARAVAIPADQRILHILPQEFIIDEQEGIREPVGMSGVRLEAKVHLVTGAVSAAQNIVKCVRRCGLEVDDIILEQMASSHAVLTEDEKELGVCLVDIGGGTTDIAVFTDGAIRHTAVIPIAGDQVTNDIAVALRTPTQYAEDIKVKYACALRQLANPDDTIEVPSVGDRAPKRLSRQTLAGVVEPRYEELLSLVQAELRRSGCEELVAAGVVLTGGSSKMEGVIDLAEEVFHMPVRLGLPQHVSGLVDVVRNPIHSTGVGLLLFGHQSRLGRGAESRQSGSLQAIWKRMKSWFQGNF; encoded by the coding sequence ATGTCGAAGCGATCCGATAAGGGAATGATTGTGGGGCTGGACATCGGCACCTCCAAGGTCGAGGCCATTGTGGGCGAGATCAACGAGGAGGGTCAGATCGAGATCATCGGAATCGGCTCCAATCCTTCCCGGGGCCTGAAAAAGGGCGTGGTGGTCAACATCGAGTCCACCGTGCAGTCCATCCAGCGGGCGGTGGAGGAAGCCGAACTGATGGCGGGCTGTCAGATCCACTCGGTGTTCACGGGTATCGCCGGCAGCCATGTGAAAAGCCTCAATTCCACTGGCGTTGTGGCCATCAAGGACAAGGAGGTCACGCCCGCGGACGTGGATCGGGTGATCGATGCCGCCCGCGCCGTGGCAATACCGGCGGATCAGCGCATCCTGCACATCCTGCCCCAGGAATTCATCATCGACGAGCAGGAGGGTATCCGCGAGCCGGTGGGCATGTCGGGTGTGCGGCTCGAGGCCAAGGTGCACCTGGTGACCGGCGCCGTGTCCGCCGCCCAGAACATCGTCAAGTGCGTGCGCCGCTGCGGGCTGGAGGTGGACGACATCATCCTGGAACAGATGGCCTCCAGCCACGCTGTCCTCACCGAGGACGAGAAGGAACTGGGCGTCTGCCTGGTGGACATCGGCGGCGGCACCACTGACATCGCCGTGTTCACCGACGGTGCCATCCGCCATACGGCGGTGATTCCCATTGCCGGCGATCAGGTCACCAACGATATCGCCGTGGCCTTGCGCACACCCACGCAGTATGCCGAGGACATCAAGGTCAAGTACGCCTGTGCGCTGCGTCAGCTTGCCAATCCGGACGACACCATCGAAGTGCCGAGCGTCGGCGATCGCGCGCCCAAGCGCCTGTCCAGGCAGACGCTCGCCGGAGTGGTGGAACCCCGCTACGAGGAACTGCTGTCGCTGGTTCAGGCGGAACTGCGCCGCTCCGGCTGCGAGGAACTGGTGGCCGCCGGCGTGGTGCTGACGGGTGGTTCATCGAAGATGGAAGGCGTCATCGATCTGGCCGAGGAGGTGTTTCACATGCCGGTGCGCCTGGGTCTGCCCCAGCACGTGAGTGGCCTCGTGGACGTGGTGAGAAATCCCATCCACTCCACCGGTGTGGGTCTGCTGCTTTTCGGTCACCAGAGCCGCTTGGGGCGTGGGGCGGAAAGCCGCCAGTCGGGCAGCCTTCAGGCCATCTGGAAGCGCATGAAGAGTTGGTTTCAGGGCAACTTCTAA
- a CDS encoding cell division protein FtsQ/DivIB — translation MARRKGNQAAAPWWRGLRLRRMLRAMAAAGALVVTLGAMAAGMSWALQPGTLPVRAVLIEGEFRHLDRRELEDVLAPHVTGGFFSVDLNAVEHAGRTLPWVYGVSVRRNWPDTLVVRVTEQVPVARWGDTELVNRFGDVFTPPPDSLPGGLPALEGGPGRQRTLMRRYLAVQARLADVGIQVEGIREDARQAWLIDLAGGARILMGRDTGADHLERLLRVYPRVAAHRDVPIRTMDLRYTNGIAVAWDEDARAGQ, via the coding sequence ATGGCAAGGCGCAAGGGCAACCAGGCGGCCGCGCCCTGGTGGCGCGGGCTGCGCCTTCGCCGGATGCTGCGCGCAATGGCGGCGGCAGGTGCGCTCGTGGTGACGCTGGGTGCCATGGCCGCCGGCATGTCCTGGGCGCTGCAACCGGGGACTCTGCCCGTGCGCGCAGTCCTGATCGAAGGTGAATTTCGCCATCTGGACCGGCGTGAACTGGAGGACGTGCTTGCCCCTCATGTGACGGGCGGTTTCTTCAGTGTGGATCTGAACGCGGTGGAGCATGCGGGCAGGACACTGCCCTGGGTCTACGGCGTCTCCGTACGTCGCAACTGGCCGGACACCCTGGTGGTGCGGGTGACCGAACAGGTGCCGGTGGCGCGCTGGGGCGACACAGAGTTGGTGAACCGCTTCGGGGATGTGTTCACGCCACCCCCGGACAGTCTGCCCGGGGGGCTGCCCGCGCTTGAGGGCGGGCCGGGGCGTCAGCGCACGCTCATGCGCCGCTACCTGGCTGTCCAGGCGCGTCTGGCGGATGTGGGGATACAGGTGGAGGGGATCCGCGAGGATGCCCGCCAGGCCTGGCTCATCGATCTGGCGGGCGGGGCACGGATCCTGATGGGCCGTGACACGGGTGCGGATCACCTGGAGCGCCTGCTGCGTGTCTACCCCCGGGTGGCTGCCCACCGGGACGTACCCATCCGCACGATGGACCTGAGATACACCAACGGCATCGCCGTTGCCTGGGACGAAGACGCCCGGGCGGGGCAGTGA
- a CDS encoding M23 family metallopeptidase — protein MNIILLSHNGARRHNLNCCRWYHWLVAGAGVAFLLGALVVAGFAAGVRHGDAAFVSSWEDRLQAQREGLQSARDNAQANIDALTIRLAELQVRATRLDALGERLVRLAGLDDGEFDFAAMPGIGGPEAEIGIGHAPDLMAQLDALDGIMAEQESQLRLLDRLMISRQLQEEVTPEGRPITQGWISSSYGMRNDPFTGRRVYHRGIDFAGRPGSDVVAVGGGIVTWAGDRNVYGKLVEIDHGNGFVTRYAHNKDLKVQEGDTVRKGQVIALLGQTGRATGPHVHFEVLENGRHINPSRFIKASR, from the coding sequence ATGAACATCATCCTGCTCAGCCACAATGGCGCCCGCCGCCACAACCTGAACTGTTGCCGCTGGTACCATTGGCTCGTGGCCGGCGCGGGCGTGGCGTTTCTGCTGGGCGCACTGGTGGTGGCCGGTTTTGCCGCCGGGGTGCGCCATGGGGATGCCGCCTTCGTTTCCTCCTGGGAAGACCGGCTGCAGGCCCAGCGGGAAGGCCTGCAATCTGCCCGGGACAACGCCCAGGCCAATATCGACGCGCTCACCATACGTCTCGCCGAGTTGCAGGTCCGGGCCACCCGTCTGGACGCCCTGGGGGAGCGGCTCGTGCGGTTGGCCGGTCTGGACGACGGCGAGTTCGATTTCGCCGCGATGCCGGGTATCGGCGGTCCCGAGGCGGAGATCGGCATCGGCCATGCACCGGACCTGATGGCCCAGCTGGATGCCCTGGACGGGATCATGGCGGAGCAGGAATCGCAATTGCGGCTGCTGGACCGGCTGATGATCTCCAGACAGCTTCAGGAGGAGGTGACCCCGGAAGGGCGCCCCATCACCCAGGGCTGGATCTCCTCCAGTTACGGCATGCGCAATGACCCGTTCACCGGGCGCCGGGTGTATCACCGGGGGATCGATTTCGCCGGCCGGCCCGGCAGCGACGTGGTGGCCGTGGGCGGGGGAATCGTCACCTGGGCCGGGGACCGCAATGTGTACGGCAAGCTGGTGGAGATTGATCACGGCAACGGTTTCGTCACCCGGTATGCGCACAACAAGGACCTCAAGGTCCAGGAAGGGGATACGGTGCGCAAGGGCCAGGTGATCGCGCTGCTGGGGCAGACCGGCCGCGCCACCGGCCCCCACGTTCATTTTGAAGTGTTGGAGAACGGCCGGCACATCAATCCTTCGCGTTTCATCAAGGCTTCCCGCTGA
- the secA gene encoding preprotein translocase subunit SecA — translation MVTSFVRKIFGSRNERLIKRFGRTVARINELEPDLSALDDAALRARTDALREQVAGGSSLDDVLPEAFAAVREAGRRFMGMRHFDVQLVGGMVLHSGRIAEMRTGEGKTLVATLAAYLNALPGTGVHVVTVNDYLARRDAAWMGRVYHGLGLTVGVINSTGGGGPDSASFVYDPDYPGGEGGYTHLRPVTRREAYGADITYGTNNEFGFDYLRDNMAFRLQDRVQRELNFAIVDEVDSILIDEARTPLIISGPAGDNADLYEAMNRIVPKLEPQEEEEGPGDYSVDEKLKQVFLTEDGQEKAEQLMRQAGMLDENQGLYDAGSIALLHHLNAALRARVLFQKDVDYLVRDNQVLIIDEFTGRIMAGRRWSEGLHQAIEAKEGVPIQSENQTLASITFQNYFRLYDKLSGMTGTADTEAFEFQQIYGLEVVVIPTNRPMVRDDMQDLVYLTEKEKFDAIIKEIRFCRERQQPVLVGTASVETSEFLSGLLKKEKIPHEVLNAKQHEREAHVVAQAGRPGSVTLATNMAGRGTDIVLGGSLEAELESLGDDLKAKEEEQVKDEWKKRHDAVLAAGGLHIIGSERHESRRIDNQLRGRAGRQGDPGSSRFFLSLEDNLMRIFASDRVKGLMQKLGMQEGEAIENAWVTKAIENAQRKVEAHNFDIRKNLLEYDDVANDQRKVVYEQRRELLDSEDIYETVEAVRRDVVDGVISQYIPEGSIEEQWDVPGLTHALEQEFGARMDIAGWLEREDDLHEETLRERIQERLAESYREKEEKVGAETMRRIEKDVMLQVLDNHWKEHLAAMDYLRQGIGLRGYAQRNPKQEYKREAFEMFEALLQRIKHDVTALLLRVQVRSPEDAETLERQQRAGVGGMRFQHSQPESALHKEGAEGQGGGEAQPFRREGPKLGRNEPCWCGSGKKFKHCHGKL, via the coding sequence ATGGTTACCAGTTTTGTCAGGAAAATCTTCGGCAGTCGCAACGAACGGCTGATCAAACGCTTTGGCAGGACCGTGGCACGGATCAACGAGCTGGAGCCCGATCTGTCCGCGCTGGACGATGCTGCCCTGCGCGCACGTACCGACGCGTTGCGTGAGCAGGTGGCGGGCGGCAGCAGCCTGGATGATGTGCTGCCGGAGGCGTTTGCGGCAGTACGCGAGGCCGGTCGCCGGTTCATGGGCATGCGCCATTTCGACGTGCAGCTGGTGGGTGGCATGGTGCTGCACAGCGGGCGCATCGCGGAGATGCGCACCGGTGAGGGCAAGACCCTGGTGGCAACCCTTGCGGCCTATCTCAATGCGTTGCCCGGTACGGGTGTGCACGTGGTTACGGTCAACGATTACCTGGCCCGGCGCGACGCGGCGTGGATGGGGCGCGTCTATCACGGGCTCGGGCTCACCGTGGGTGTGATCAATTCCACCGGTGGAGGCGGCCCCGATTCGGCCTCCTTTGTCTATGACCCGGATTACCCGGGGGGCGAGGGCGGCTATACGCACCTGCGTCCGGTTACCCGGCGCGAGGCGTATGGCGCCGATATCACCTACGGGACCAACAACGAATTCGGGTTCGACTACCTGCGCGACAACATGGCCTTTCGGCTGCAGGACCGTGTCCAGCGCGAACTGAACTTCGCCATCGTGGACGAGGTGGATTCCATCCTGATCGACGAGGCGCGCACGCCGCTGATCATCTCCGGACCGGCCGGGGACAATGCGGACCTCTACGAGGCCATGAACCGCATCGTGCCCAAGCTCGAACCCCAGGAGGAAGAGGAGGGGCCCGGGGACTACAGCGTCGACGAGAAACTCAAGCAGGTGTTCCTCACCGAGGACGGCCAGGAGAAGGCCGAACAGCTCATGCGCCAGGCGGGGATGCTGGACGAGAACCAGGGCCTGTACGATGCGGGCAGCATCGCGCTGCTGCATCATCTGAATGCGGCGCTGCGCGCCCGGGTCCTGTTCCAGAAGGACGTGGATTATCTGGTTCGCGACAACCAGGTGCTGATCATTGACGAGTTCACCGGGCGCATCATGGCGGGCCGGCGCTGGTCCGAAGGACTGCATCAGGCCATCGAGGCCAAGGAAGGGGTGCCGATCCAGAGTGAGAACCAGACGCTTGCCTCCATCACCTTTCAGAACTATTTCCGCCTGTATGACAAGCTTTCCGGCATGACCGGCACCGCCGACACCGAGGCCTTTGAGTTCCAGCAGATCTATGGTCTGGAGGTGGTGGTGATCCCCACCAACCGGCCCATGGTCCGGGACGACATGCAGGATCTGGTCTATCTGACCGAGAAAGAGAAGTTCGACGCCATCATCAAGGAGATCCGCTTCTGCCGGGAGCGCCAGCAGCCGGTGCTGGTGGGCACGGCCTCCGTGGAAACCTCGGAGTTCCTGTCGGGCCTTCTGAAGAAGGAAAAGATCCCCCACGAGGTGCTCAACGCGAAGCAGCATGAGCGCGAGGCCCATGTGGTGGCCCAGGCGGGACGTCCCGGGTCGGTGACACTGGCCACCAACATGGCAGGCCGCGGTACCGACATCGTGCTGGGCGGAAGCCTGGAGGCCGAGCTTGAGTCCCTCGGTGACGACCTGAAGGCCAAGGAGGAGGAGCAGGTCAAGGATGAATGGAAAAAGCGCCACGACGCCGTACTGGCGGCCGGGGGGCTGCACATCATCGGTTCCGAGCGCCACGAGTCGAGGCGCATCGACAACCAGCTGCGCGGGCGCGCCGGGCGCCAGGGTGACCCGGGTTCCAGCCGGTTCTTCCTGTCCCTGGAAGACAATCTGATGCGCATCTTCGCCTCGGACCGCGTCAAGGGACTGATGCAGAAGCTGGGCATGCAGGAAGGCGAGGCCATCGAGAATGCCTGGGTGACCAAGGCCATCGAGAATGCCCAGCGCAAGGTGGAGGCTCACAACTTCGACATTCGTAAGAACCTGCTCGAATACGATGACGTGGCCAATGATCAGCGCAAGGTGGTCTACGAGCAGCGTCGTGAACTGCTCGATTCAGAGGATATCTACGAAACCGTCGAGGCGGTACGCCGGGATGTGGTGGATGGCGTGATTTCCCAGTACATCCCCGAAGGCAGTATCGAGGAGCAGTGGGACGTGCCCGGTCTGACCCATGCCCTGGAACAGGAGTTCGGCGCACGGATGGATATTGCCGGCTGGCTGGAGCGTGAGGACGATCTCCACGAGGAGACCCTGCGCGAGCGTATCCAGGAGCGCCTCGCCGAATCCTACCGGGAGAAGGAGGAGAAGGTGGGTGCCGAGACCATGCGCCGCATCGAGAAGGATGTGATGCTGCAGGTGCTGGACAACCACTGGAAGGAACATCTGGCGGCCATGGATTATCTGCGCCAGGGCATCGGGCTGCGCGGCTACGCGCAACGCAATCCGAAGCAGGAGTACAAGCGCGAGGCCTTCGAGATGTTCGAGGCGCTGCTACAGCGCATCAAGCATGACGTTACCGCCCTGTTGCTGCGGGTGCAGGTTCGCTCCCCGGAAGACGCGGAGACACTGGAACGCCAGCAGCGGGCCGGGGTCGGCGGGATGCGCTTCCAGCACTCCCAGCCCGAGAGCGCGCTGCACAAGGAGGGCGCGGAAGGCCAGGGCGGCGGCGAGGCACAGCCGTTTCGCCGTGAGGGCCCCAAGCTGGGCCGCAACGAGCCCTGCTGGTGCGGCTCCGGCAAGAAGTTCAAGCACTGTCATGGGAAACTGTGA
- the lpxC gene encoding UDP-3-O-acyl-N-acetylglucosamine deacetylase, producing the protein MIKQRTLKNNIRATGVGLHTGDKVYVMLRSAPVDTGVVFRRMDLDPPVEIKASPDNVGDTRLSTTLVDGAARVSTVEHLLSAIAGLGIDNVYVDVSAPEVPIMDGSAGPFVFLIQSAGIVEQEAPKKFIRIKRAVEVREADKWARFEPFDGFKVGFSIDFQHPIFSNGVQTAELDFSTTSFVKEVSRARTFGFMRDIEMLRERQLALGGSLDNAIVLDDFRILNEDGLRYDDEFVKHKILDAIGDLYLLGHSLIGAFTGFKSGHDLNNRLIRSLIAQEDAWECITFEDEGVAAPISYAQPVTAF; encoded by the coding sequence TTGATCAAACAGCGTACGCTTAAGAACAATATCAGGGCCACGGGTGTCGGGTTGCATACCGGCGACAAGGTCTACGTGATGCTGCGGTCGGCCCCCGTGGATACGGGCGTGGTCTTCCGGCGCATGGATCTGGATCCACCGGTGGAGATCAAGGCGAGTCCGGACAACGTCGGGGATACCCGGTTATCCACCACGCTGGTGGACGGTGCCGCCCGGGTATCCACCGTGGAGCACCTGCTTTCGGCCATTGCGGGTCTCGGCATCGACAACGTCTACGTGGACGTGAGTGCCCCCGAGGTGCCCATCATGGACGGCAGCGCCGGCCCCTTCGTGTTTCTCATCCAGTCGGCCGGGATCGTGGAGCAGGAGGCCCCCAAAAAATTCATCCGAATCAAGCGTGCCGTGGAGGTGCGGGAAGCGGACAAGTGGGCCCGGTTCGAGCCCTTCGACGGGTTCAAGGTGGGTTTCTCCATCGATTTCCAGCACCCCATCTTCAGCAATGGCGTACAGACCGCCGAACTGGACTTTTCCACCACCTCGTTTGTCAAGGAGGTGAGCCGGGCCCGTACCTTCGGGTTCATGCGCGATATAGAAATGTTGCGCGAACGGCAGCTGGCACTGGGCGGCAGTCTGGACAACGCCATCGTGCTGGATGATTTCCGGATTCTCAACGAAGACGGCCTGCGCTATGACGACGAATTCGTCAAACACAAGATCCTGGATGCCATCGGCGACCTGTACCTGCTGGGTCACAGCCTGATCGGTGCCTTCACCGGGTTCAAGTCGGGTCACGACCTGAACAATCGGCTGATCCGCAGCCTCATTGCCCAGGAAGACGCGTGGGAATGCATCACCTTCGAGGATGAGGGCGTGGCCGCGCCGATCTCCTATGCCCAGCCTGTCACCGCCTTCTAG